One genomic region from Gemmobacter aquarius encodes:
- a CDS encoding hybrid sensor histidine kinase/response regulator, protein MSDLVERLARERRARLSAERLLDWKSRELVAANEKLARQARALSDQVVEERQSAHAARSEAERLKGQNARYVGDLDRAQSVAVMVERRMRDALDAMRDGFAIFDAEGRLALANPAWCAVFGAELPVGMGYDALLALLVPLLAVDEPDAWLAMMRARAGMVPVPAEVLSFRSGLHLRLEERLTRDGDRVALLIDITDEMRLRAAVEALPDGFVIFDREDRLLLCNERYRELYPLAAEAIRTGESYGDILRHALRAGQFADVGDAPDWLAAQLRAEAGEVELAGGQVIRVQHHPTPDGGRVALHADVTAAHEARVALEAARLAAEAASRTKSAFLANMSHEIRTPMNGVVGMAELLCDTALSDDQRLFAETIRSSGEALLVIINDILDYSKIEAGRLVLHPETFDLERLIHEVVMLCQPKARAQGIDLLVDFDVFLPTRFVGDPGRLRQILTNLLGNAVKFTAQGHVLVRVVGFETDTGEVQLHVTVEDTGIGIAADQLELIFGEFSQVEDAANRRFEGTGLGLAITQRLVEHMAGAIWVDSTLGQGSCFGFRLVLPVAEGAAGPALPAALRRVLVVDDSFINRTILERQLTPCGIQAVLARSGAEGLAALGDGVFDLVITDHDMPEMDGLAFTLALRGAGWQGPVMMLSSHGMALSEAERALFVGVVQKPVHRAELYRRLAALGADAVPEGGPQPEVAPTEARRMKVLVAEDNRTNQLVFGKMVRDLPIDLVFAQNGREAVEMWRDWSPDLVFMDISMPEMDGREATRAIRAEEAGRGHVPILALTAHAMEGDGDGILAAGLDRHLTKPLRKPVILGALAEFCPPDAVPILSAVQADAA, encoded by the coding sequence GTGAGCGATCTGGTGGAACGGCTGGCACGGGAGCGGCGGGCGCGATTGTCGGCCGAGCGGCTTTTGGACTGGAAGAGCCGAGAGCTGGTGGCGGCCAACGAAAAGCTGGCGCGGCAGGCGCGGGCGCTTTCGGATCAGGTGGTCGAGGAACGGCAGTCAGCCCATGCCGCGCGGTCGGAAGCCGAGCGGCTGAAGGGGCAGAATGCGCGCTATGTCGGCGATCTGGACCGCGCGCAAAGCGTGGCGGTGATGGTCGAGCGGCGGATGCGCGATGCGCTGGATGCGATGCGCGACGGGTTCGCGATTTTCGATGCCGAGGGGCGGCTGGCGCTGGCCAATCCGGCGTGGTGCGCGGTCTTCGGGGCGGAATTGCCGGTGGGCATGGGGTATGATGCGCTGCTGGCGCTGCTGGTGCCGCTTTTGGCCGTGGACGAGCCTGACGCGTGGCTGGCGATGATGCGGGCGCGGGCGGGAATGGTGCCGGTGCCCGCCGAGGTGCTGTCGTTCCGGTCGGGGCTGCACCTGCGGCTGGAGGAGCGGCTGACGCGCGATGGCGACCGCGTGGCGCTGCTCATCGACATCACCGACGAGATGCGCCTGCGGGCCGCGGTCGAGGCTTTGCCGGACGGATTTGTGATCTTTGACAGGGAGGACAGGCTATTGCTGTGCAACGAACGGTATCGCGAGCTTTACCCCCTTGCCGCCGAGGCGATCAGGACGGGCGAGAGTTACGGCGACATCTTGCGCCATGCCCTGCGCGCTGGGCAGTTCGCCGATGTGGGCGATGCGCCCGACTGGCTGGCGGCGCAGCTGCGGGCCGAGGCGGGCGAGGTGGAATTGGCGGGCGGGCAGGTGATCCGTGTGCAGCATCATCCCACGCCCGATGGCGGGCGGGTGGCGCTGCATGCGGATGTGACCGCCGCGCATGAGGCGCGGGTGGCGCTGGAGGCGGCACGTTTGGCGGCAGAGGCGGCGAGCCGGACGAAATCGGCCTTTCTTGCCAATATGAGCCACGAGATCAGGACGCCGATGAACGGCGTGGTCGGCATGGCGGAACTGCTGTGCGACACGGCGCTGAGCGATGATCAGCGGCTGTTTGCCGAAACGATCCGGTCGAGCGGCGAGGCTTTGTTGGTCATCATCAACGACATTCTGGATTATTCCAAGATCGAGGCAGGGCGGCTGGTGCTGCACCCCGAAACCTTTGATCTGGAGCGGCTGATCCACGAGGTGGTGATGCTGTGCCAACCGAAAGCGCGGGCGCAGGGCATCGATCTGCTGGTCGATTTCGATGTGTTCCTGCCGACGCGCTTTGTCGGCGATCCGGGGCGGCTGCGGCAGATATTGACCAATCTGCTGGGCAATGCGGTGAAATTCACCGCCCAAGGCCATGTGCTGGTGCGGGTGGTGGGGTTCGAGACCGACACGGGCGAGGTGCAGTTGCATGTGACGGTCGAAGACACCGGCATCGGCATCGCGGCGGATCAGCTTGAGCTGATCTTCGGAGAATTCTCGCAGGTCGAGGACGCGGCGAACCGGCGGTTCGAGGGGACGGGGCTTGGCCTTGCGATCACGCAGCGGCTGGTCGAGCATATGGCGGGGGCGATCTGGGTCGACAGCACGCTTGGGCAGGGGTCGTGCTTTGGTTTCCGGCTGGTGCTGCCGGTGGCCGAGGGCGCGGCGGGGCCTGCGCTGCCTGCGGCTTTGCGAAGGGTGCTGGTGGTGGATGACAGTTTCATCAACCGCACCATTCTGGAACGGCAGTTGACGCCTTGCGGTATTCAGGCGGTGCTGGCGCGGTCGGGGGCCGAGGGGCTGGCGGCCCTTGGTGACGGGGTGTTCGATCTGGTGATCACCGACCATGACATGCCGGAAATGGACGGGCTGGCCTTTACGCTCGCGCTGCGGGGGGCGGGCTGGCAGGGGCCGGTCATGATGCTGTCGTCGCATGGCATGGCGCTTTCGGAGGCCGAGCGGGCGCTGTTCGTGGGGGTTGTGCAAAAGCCGGTGCATCGGGCCGAGCTTTACCGGCGGCTGGCCGCGCTGGGGGCCGATGCGGTGCCGGAGGGGGGGCCGCAGCCCGAGGTTGCGCCGACCGAGGCGCGGCGCATGAAGGTGCTGGTGGCCGAGGACAACCGCACCAACCAACTGGTCTTTGGCAAGATGGTGCGGGATCTGCCGATCGATCTGGTCTTTGCCCAGAACGGGCGCGAGGCGGTCGAGATGTGGCGCGACTGGTCGCCCGATCTGGTGTTCATGGACATCTCGATGCCCGAGATGGACGGGCGCGAGGCGACGCGGGCTATCCGTGCCGAAGAGGCGGGGCGTGGCCATGTGCCGATCCTTGCCTTGACCGCCCATGCGATGGAGGGCGACGGTGACGGGATACTGGCGGCCGGGCTGGACCGGCATCTGACGAAACCGCTGCGAAAGCCGGTGATCCTGGGTGCGCTGGCCGAGTTTTGCCCGCCGGATGCCGTGCCGATTCTGTCGGCCGTGCAAGCGGATGCAGCGTGA
- the rsfS gene encoding ribosome silencing factor — translation MLASLDDDKAEEVVQIDLRGRSDVADYMVICSGRSTRQVAAISEKLADRLKQEFRLSAKMEGKETGDWVLIDAGDVIVHVFRPEVRDFYQLEKMWLPGDAHRNPVPSA, via the coding sequence GTGCTTGCGTCGCTCGACGATGACAAGGCCGAAGAGGTCGTGCAGATCGATCTGCGCGGGCGGTCGGACGTGGCCGATTACATGGTGATCTGCTCGGGCCGGTCGACCCGTCAGGTCGCGGCGATTTCCGAAAAGCTGGCAGACCGGCTGAAGCAGGAATTCCGCCTGTCGGCCAAGATGGAAGGCAAGGAAACCGGCGACTGGGTGCTGATCGACGCGGGCGATGTTATCGTCCATGTGTTCCGCCCCGAAGTGCGCGATTTCTACCAGCTTGAAAAGATGTGGCTTCCCGGCGACGCGCATCGCAATCCGGTGCCGAGCGCCTGA
- the rlmH gene encoding 23S rRNA (pseudouridine(1915)-N(3))-methyltransferase RlmH, which yields MRVHLLAVGRMRSGPERALVDDYVTRFDRTGRALGLGPLVEHEVEDKKGGGMEAEGELLARALPSGALLVTMDERGRVMSSPDFAAMLARWRDGGRQDVAFVIGGADGIAPGLRARAEASVSFGAMVWPHMLVRVMLAEQLYRAATILAGGPYHRA from the coding sequence ATGCGGGTGCATCTGCTGGCGGTGGGGCGGATGCGGTCCGGCCCCGAACGGGCGCTGGTGGATGACTATGTGACGCGGTTCGACCGGACGGGGCGGGCGCTGGGCCTTGGCCCGCTGGTCGAGCACGAGGTCGAGGACAAAAAGGGCGGCGGGATGGAGGCCGAGGGCGAGCTTTTGGCCCGCGCCCTGCCTTCGGGCGCTTTGCTTGTGACGATGGATGAACGCGGGCGGGTTATGTCATCGCCCGATTTCGCCGCGATGCTGGCGCGTTGGCGCGATGGCGGGCGGCAGGATGTGGCTTTCGTCATCGGCGGCGCGGACGGGATCGCGCCGGGATTGCGGGCGCGGGCCGAGGCTTCTGTGAGTTTCGGGGCGATGGTCTGGCCGCATATGCTGGTGCGGGTGATGCTGGCCGAACAGTTGTACCGCGCGGCGACGATTCTGGCGGGTGGCCCCTATCATCGGGCGTGA
- the gpmI gene encoding 2,3-bisphosphoglycerate-independent phosphoglycerate mutase translates to MTNFKPVVLCILDGWGLSDVTAGNAPALADVPNFRRLMATCPNATLVTHGPDVGLPTGQMGNSEVGHTNIGAGRVVAMDLGAIDLAIEDGSFAVNEALLAFVAKLKASGGAAHLMGVISNGGVHGHIVHVLAAARAITALGVPVWLHAVTDGRDVAPSSAAGFIDELVAGLPAGARVATVIGRYWAMDRDNRWDRVGRAFGAMVRGTGEVAADAAAAVAASYAKGETDEFVAPTVIGDYAGMRDGDGVFCLNFRADRSREILAALGDPAFADFETGKRPALAAMLGMVEYSDAHNAYMQTAYPKRAIPNTLGEWVAAAGRTQFRLAETEKYPHVTFFLNGGREVPFEGEARAMPKSPKVATYDLQPEMSAGEVSDHLVQAIEHGYDLIVVNFANPDMVGHTGDLGAAIKACEAVDRGLGRALAALEAAGGAMVVCADHGNCEMMIDPVTGGPHTAHTTNPVPVILFGGPAGAVLRGGRLADLAPTVLGLMGLPLPPEMTGRSLIA, encoded by the coding sequence ATGACCAATTTCAAACCCGTTGTGCTGTGCATCCTTGACGGTTGGGGCCTGTCGGATGTGACTGCGGGGAATGCGCCTGCCTTGGCGGATGTGCCGAATTTCCGGCGGCTGATGGCGACTTGCCCCAATGCCACGCTGGTGACGCATGGGCCGGATGTGGGGCTGCCCACGGGGCAGATGGGAAATTCCGAGGTCGGGCACACAAATATCGGCGCGGGGCGCGTGGTGGCGATGGACCTTGGCGCGATCGACCTTGCGATCGAGGACGGGTCTTTTGCGGTGAACGAGGCGCTGCTGGCCTTTGTGGCCAAGCTGAAGGCGAGCGGCGGGGCGGCGCATCTGATGGGCGTGATCTCGAACGGGGGGGTGCACGGGCATATCGTGCATGTGCTGGCGGCGGCGCGTGCGATCACTGCGCTGGGCGTGCCGGTCTGGCTGCATGCGGTGACCGACGGGCGCGATGTGGCACCGAGTTCGGCTGCAGGGTTCATCGACGAGCTGGTCGCGGGCCTGCCTGCGGGGGCGCGGGTGGCGACGGTGATCGGGCGCTATTGGGCGATGGACCGCGACAACCGCTGGGACCGCGTGGGCCGCGCCTTTGGCGCGATGGTGCGCGGGACGGGCGAGGTTGCGGCCGATGCGGCGGCGGCGGTGGCGGCATCTTATGCCAAGGGCGAGACGGACGAGTTCGTGGCCCCGACGGTGATTGGCGATTACGCGGGGATGCGCGACGGGGACGGGGTGTTTTGCCTGAACTTCCGCGCCGACCGGTCGCGCGAGATTTTGGCTGCGCTGGGCGATCCGGCCTTTGCGGATTTCGAGACGGGCAAGCGCCCTGCCTTGGCGGCGATGCTGGGGATGGTGGAATACTCCGACGCGCATAACGCCTATATGCAGACGGCTTACCCCAAGCGGGCGATCCCGAACACGCTGGGCGAATGGGTGGCGGCGGCGGGGCGCACGCAGTTCCGGCTGGCCGAGACCGAGAAGTATCCGCATGTGACGTTTTTCCTGAACGGGGGCCGCGAGGTGCCGTTCGAGGGCGAGGCGCGCGCGATGCCGAAATCGCCGAAGGTGGCGACCTATGACTTGCAGCCCGAAATGAGCGCGGGCGAGGTTTCGGATCATTTGGTGCAGGCGATCGAGCATGGCTACGATCTGATCGTGGTGAATTTCGCCAATCCCGACATGGTGGGGCATACCGGCGATCTGGGGGCCGCGATCAAGGCCTGCGAGGCGGTGGACCGCGGGCTTGGCCGTGCCTTGGCTGCGCTGGAGGCTGCGGGCGGCGCTATGGTGGTCTGTGCCGACCATGGCAATTGCGAGATGATGATCGACCCCGTGACGGGCGGGCCGCATACCGCGCATACGACCAATCCGGTGCCGGTGATCCTGTTCGGCGGGCCTGCGGGGGCGGTGTTGCGCGGTGGGCGGCTGGCCGACCTTGCGCCGACCGTGCTGGGGTTGATGGGGTTGCCCTTGCCGCCCGAGATGACCGGACGCAGCCTGATCGCATGA